DNA sequence from the Clostridia bacterium genome:
CCCCACTGGTCGGCCTCGCTGCCCGGGCCTTCTTCCGCCGGCGAGTGGAAGCCGAGGAATCGCCAGATGGCATGGGCCACGTTGCTCGCCGCCGAGGCGACGGAGTCAGCCATGCTTTCAATGCCGCGGACGATGCTGTGGATCAGGTTCCGGCCCCACGAGTAGGCCTCCTGGATCAGCCCCGAGACGAAGGACCGGATGCGGTTGAACGGCCCTTCAGCCGCCGCGACGATGCTGGTCGCCGCTCCCGCGATGGCGCTGCGGAGCGAGTTCCAGGCCGAGGAGACCGTCGAGGCGATGGCGTTCCACACCGAGGAGGTGACGCTTCGCACCGCGTTCCAGGCGCCGCCGATGGCCGAGTGGATCGCGTTGAACACCGACTGCGCGGCGCTTCGGATCGCGCTCCACTCACCCAGCAGCCAGGACCGGATGCTGCCCCACACAGCACTTGTGACACTGCTTACGACCGCCCACGCATGGCGGATGGCGTCAACCAGGTCCTGAAAGTAGTAGTTGTGCTCATAGAGCCACCGGAACGCCGCGACCACGGCGTTCGCCACGTCCTGGGCCGCGGTTTTGAGCCAGGACGAGAGCGAGCTCCAGAGGTTCACGATGAACGTCCGGATCTGCTCCCAATGCTGCGCAATCAGTAGAGGCACGCCGATGAACGGCGCGAGCACCGCCAGGATTGCCGGTCCCCACGTGGCAAGGAAGCCCCGGAGCCACGCCCAGAAGTTCGCCAGGCTCTGCCGGATGCCGTTCCACAAATTCTCGAAGAATGGCCCGATCGAGTCCCAGTTCTTGATGATCTCGTAGGCTGCGGCCCCGATTGCAATCGCGACCAGCCCGACTGGGCCGGCGAGTGCCAGGAAGCGGGCGCCAAGGGCAACGAGCTTGCCGTTTAACAGCTCGTTGAGTTCGATTATGTTCCCGATGCTGCCGGCCAGGGTGCCCAGGACGATCAGGAGCGGCCCAACGGCCGCCGCGAGCCCCAGGAACCCCAGGACGACGTTCTGGACCGGCGCGGGAAGCTCGCCGAAC
Encoded proteins:
- a CDS encoding phage tail tape measure protein, encoding GAQEVAASKMQGFNGAMQAFRNAMETLLTTVGQRLLPPVTAFIQRLTDLINRFGELPAPVQNVVLGFLGLAAAVGPLLIVLGTLAGSIGNIIELNELLNGKLVALGARFLALAGPVGLVAIAIGAAAYEIIKNWDSIGPFFENLWNGIRQSLANFWAWLRGFLATWGPAILAVLAPFIGVPLLIAQHWEQIRTFIVNLWSSLSSWLKTAAQDVANAVVAAFRWLYEHNYYFQDLVDAIRHAWAVVSSVTSAVWGSIRSWLLGEWSAIRSAAQSVFNAIHSAIGGAWNAVRSVTSSVWNAIASTVSSAWNSLRSAIAGAATSIVAAAEGPFNRIRSFVSGLIQEAYSWGRNLIHSIVRGIESMADSVASAASNVAHAIWRFLGFHSPAEEGPGSEADQWGPNLVRTFAEGIRASAPLVQAAVADLITPVAAAFSQPVGQMILSMPAASLAAAAAPSAAPMPSQPGAPPRPGQVNIVVELDGRTIARAIGQPLVEEIRLRAGARI